From Brassica rapa cultivar Chiifu-401-42 chromosome A06, CAAS_Brap_v3.01, whole genome shotgun sequence:
TTAGTTTTCCTACATGTGGTCGTGGTACTTTTCTGTCACCGTTCCTTTGTAGATAAGCCTTCACTCTTGTTTCACCTGTTACTAGTCGTTATATGAAGCATATACATATTATTAAGTCATTGTTTCTCCAGGACAAAAACGTTATGATTGGGCTGTCAGCCTCTCACTATTGTTTGTAGCTAGATTTTTGAAATGCTGTGTGATATAGTACCAgtgaaaaataaatcatatgtATACGCAGTTTATCTGCTGTCACTTGAATACTTTCCATCTTTGTATTCGCTGACgttctgttttaaaattttattattgccAAAGCTTACCGAAGAGTTGGGAAAGATGTCGGAGAAGCTCAAACTGGCTGAGAACCTTGTCCAGAGTAAAGTATGCTTGCAATGTTTCCTCGGTTGCATTTCATTTTGCTATTTCTTTTGGATCTGTATTTGATGAAAAATCATTTCCTGTTATAGAATCTTGAAATCAAGAAAATTAATGAAGAAAAAAGGGCGTCCATGGCAGCTCAATTTGCAGCAGAAGCCACTCTTCGAAGGGTTCACGCTGCTCAGAAGGATGACGATATGCCTCCTATTGAAGCCATTCTTGCCCCTCTAGAGGCTGAACTCAAGTTGGCGAGACATGAAGTATTTTACTTTCTTTCTAACCAAATATATCTCTTCTGCTTATTGAGTCTTGAAACCTTCTAAAAATTGGGATTTGCGTTCTTCATTTGTAGATTGCTAAACTTCAAGACGACAATAGAGCACTGGACCGTCTAACTAAATCAAAGGAAGCAGCTTTGCTGGATGCCGAAAGAACTGTCGAGACTGCTCTTGCCAAGGCTTCAATGGTTGATGATCTCCAGAACAAGAACCAAGAGTTAATGAAACAGATTGAAATTTGTCAGGTATATTGCTTTCATCTCCTTTACTCGGCTGAACCTTAAATAGTATGGAACTCCTTTTTTTCTGAGCATGCCTTGTTTTACCGACTGTTTATACCAGGAAGAGAACAGGATCCTGGACAGAATGCACAGGCAAAAAGTTGCAGAAGTTGAAAAGTTTACGCAGACTGTGCGCGAGCTAGAAGAAGCTGTTCTTGCTGGTGGCGCAGCTGCAAATGCAGTGAGAGATTACCAGAGGAAATTCCAAGAAATGAATGTAATTACATTTTAGCTTATAGTGCTTCAATAGCCTATTATTTCCATTGTGATTCCGGCGCTGATCATAACTGTGGCCACTGTTGTTTTTCCTTAGGAAGAGAGGAGAGTCCTTGACCGGGAGCTGGCCCGTGCAAAGGTAAGCGCAAGCAGGGTCGCAACTGTAGTGGCAAATGAGTGGAAAGATGGTAGCGACAAAGTGATGCCTGTGAAGCAATGGCTCGAAGAACGGAGGTTTCTGCAGGTCTCttcttatcttttgtttttgcttGGCTTCTCTTTGCTTCTTTAAATTGCCTGATTCATATTAATAACTAATATAAGTGCATATCATTATCAGGGAGAAATGCAACAACTGCGTGACAAACTCGCCATAGCTGACCGAGCTGCAAAATCTGAAGCTCAGCTGAAGGTATTAGAATCTTTAAGTCTTCTTTATATCCTTTCATATCATGGCTTTAGTTAGAATTGGCTTTTTTTGCTTTTTGCAGGAGAAATTTCAACTGCGGCTTAAGGTCTTAGAAGAAAGTTTAAGAGGGCCTCCAAGCGGTGGCAACAGAACGACACCTGAAGGAAGAAGTATCAGCAACGGGCCTTCACGAAGACAATCACTTGGCGGAGCCGATGTCATACCAAAACTGACCTCAAATGGATTCTTCTCCAAGAGAACACCGAGTTctcagttcagatctttgagttCTAGTGCAAGTACAGTACTGAAGCATGCTAGAGGAACATCCAAATCATTCGACGGAGGCAGCAGATCTTTAGATAGGAGCAAACTGCTAACAAACGAACGAAGCGCGAAGTTTCCACTGAACCAATCTTCTGAAGGAACCAGCGAAGGCGACTCACCTAACTCAACAAAACAAGAAGAGTCGGAGAAGCCTGCAGGAGGAACGAGTAATGATAGTGTCCCAGGAGTGCTACATGATTTGCTTCAGAAGGAGGTGATAACCTTAAGAAAAGCTGCTCATGATAAAGATCAAAGCATAAGAGATAAGGACGAAGCTATTGAGGTCAGTTTAGTTTTTTACCTTTTCCAGGAATGTGTTTTTGATTCCGTTTATAATCTCTGATTGGTGACAAAAAATGTTTGTGTAGATGTTGGCCAAGAAGGTTGAGACACTAACAAAGGCGATGGAGGTAGAGGCAAAGAAGATGCGAAGAGAAGTAGCTGCAATGGAGAAAGAAGTTTCAGCCATGCGTGTGGATAATAAAGGACCAGAGAGTAGAACGAGGCGTCTctctactactactactaacCCTAGGGGATCTTCAACAACAACTGCACATTTGCTGTCTGGAAGGTACTTAAATGACCAAGTGGTTATATACGCTTTAAATTTATACGTCAATGTTTTAATCACACACATAATTGGTGTTTAGCAGAGGGTCAGGACGAATGGGGATGACAAGGAGCACGCAGTAATGGAAAGAAGTAACCAGAAAGAAAGTTTGATTCCACGAGCTAAATTTCAATCTCAATCAGTGATTAATATATTGAAGgatgattattaaaaaaaagcacACAAATGTAGAAAAGCAATTGAGAAAGTTTGTGTGCTTCTCTAACATAGTAAGATTGCTAATCTTCTTTGTGCTGGTGATGTTTATTGTTTTACTTATAGTATAGTACAGAAAAGAGTTAGcttgtgtgtgtgtattttttttaactacgcTTTTAAGCTTCGTGTgtgatttgttttatttctcTCTTTACCTCTGTCCATTTTTCTTAtagattttatacataaattggACACTAAACACAACAACGCATTTAACATGTTTGGgttgaagaaacttcaaacctTAAGAGTCTTAGACTATGAACTTAGCATAGTGGTAACTAGTTTGGTTTCTCACAACTAGCTACTTACTTTTTTCTGGTCGACGCAGAACTTACATGCTTGTTGCAAATCCTAAAATCTTCTCATTAGCATTCTTCTCTTTATGAATTCAAACGCAACATTTATTAACCGTAACACAATCTCACCACAATCTTGTAAGTAATGAATGTTCATGGTTTCAAACCTTTAGAGTTTAAACTTAACGTAATTTGGTTTCTCATTGCGTGTCAAAGAGAACTTAGATGATTGTTGGAAATCTTGAAATTAGTTCAGAAAGAGGTGTGAAGTATTGAATTTGACCATTTCTCTAAATTCTTTGAGTAGAAGTTGAGATACCACATTGAAAATTTAGGTGATCAAcactaatatataaagaattttgGCAATTTA
This genomic window contains:
- the LOC103827551 gene encoding microtubule-associated protein 70-3 isoform X2, coding for MEERGGYAFEVNNGRPAANEFGSSRRNSSPQRPSLTKSSSVREGGGSKGRRSMKPSSDDEFITLLHGSDPVRVELSRLENEVRDKDRELSESQAEIKALRLSERQREKAVEELTEELGKMSEKLKLAENLVQSKNLEIKKINEEKRASMAAQFAAEATLRRVHAAQKDDDMPPIEAILAPLEAELKLARHEIAKLQDDNRALDRLTKSKEAALLDAERTVETALAKASMVDDLQNKNQELMKQIEICQEENRILDRMHRQKVAEVEKFTQTVRELEEAVLAGGAAANAVRDYQRKFQEMNEERRVLDRELARAKVSASRVATVVANEWKDGSDKVMPVKQWLEERRFLQGEMQQLRDKLAIADRAAKSEAQLKEKFQLRLKVLEESLRGPPSGGNRTTPEGRSISNGPSRRQSLGGADVIPKLTSNGFFSKRTPSSQFRSLSSSASTVLKHARGTSKSFDGGSRSLDRSKLLTNERSAKFPLNQSSEGTSEGDSPNSTKQEESEKPAGGTSNDSVPGVLHDLLQKEVITLRKAAHDKDQSIRDKDEAIEMLAKKVETLTKAMEVEAKKMRREVAAMEKEVSAMRVDNKGPESRTRRLSTTTTNPRGSSTTTAHLLSGRGSGRMGMTRSTQ
- the LOC103827551 gene encoding microtubule-associated protein 70-3 isoform X1; translation: MEERGGYAFEVNNGRPAANEFGSSRRNSSPQRPSLTKSSSVREGGGSKGRRSMKPSSDDEFITLLHGSDPVRVELSRLENEVRDKDRELSESQAEIKALRLSERQREKAVEELTEELGKMSEKLKLAENLVQSKNLEIKKINEEKRASMAAQFAAEATLRRVHAAQKDDDMPPIEAILAPLEAELKLARHEIAKLQDDNRALDRLTKSKEAALLDAERTVETALAKASMVDDLQNKNQELMKQIEICQEENRILDRMHRQKVAEVEKFTQTVRELEEAVLAGGAAANAVRDYQRKFQEMNEERRVLDRELARAKVSASRVATVVANEWKDGSDKVMPVKQWLEERRFLQGEMQQLRDKLAIADRAAKSEAQLKEKFQLRLKVLEESLRGPPSGGNRTTPEGRSISNGPSRRQSLGGADVIPKLTSNGFFSKRTPSSQFRSLSSSASTVLKHARGTSKSFDGGSRSLDRSKLLTNERSAKFPLNQSSEGTSEGDSPNSTKQEESEKPAGGTSNDSVPGVLHDLLQKEVITLRKAAHDKDQSIRDKDEAIEMLAKKVETLTKAMEVEAKKMRREVAAMEKEVSAMRVDNKGPESRTRRLSTTTTNPRGSSTTTAHLLSGSRGSGRMGMTRSTQ